The following DNA comes from Actinomycetota bacterium.
TCGTAGCTGCGGGGGTCGGAGACGTAGACTATCTCGCCGATGCTGTCGAGGATGGCCAGGAGCTGCTCGTGCTCGCGGCGCGCCTCCTCCTCCGCCCGCCTCGCCTGCGAGGCTACCGCCTCCAGCTCGACCAGCCTCCTGCGCAGCGCGGCAAGCTCCTCCTCCATCTCCCCGGAACCCATCCCCTTGAACCCCCGATAATCACCGCTTCAAGCGCCCGACGCTGCGGGGCCGTCCAGGATCCGCGTCTACCCGCCCTCCCTCTCGCGTCCGCGAATGTGACCTCGACCGCGATCCCGGTAAATACCGGCCTATTTTTATATTATTGCCTTCATAGTGGTTAATGATATTATCGCCCTCCGGAAAGTTTTTCCTGAACGTGCCTAAGAGTTATCGGCTCCTCGTGAGGGCTGGAAGAAAGCGGCGCACTTTTTCATTCCTTTCCTATTTCCGGAAACCCGTTCCGCCGCCCTCTGGTACTCCCGCTTTGCCGCCGCGACCGGTAACCAACAGCTCGATAGTGAAAAACATGTCCGTCTTGCCGGAAGAAACCCGGGGCCTCATACCTGTTCCCCCCGTGGGCTGCACTTCGTCACCGGGCTAAGGTAAAATTTAAGCAGCGGAGCTGGTTCGGCGAGGCGCTTCCGGCGGATAAAGACAGGGGGAGCGGCTTGAGGGAGGAGTCGAGCGGGAACCCGGAAACCGGGATCACCGAGGACCAAAATCGCGGGCAGCGGGCGGCTTTTGGTTCGCTACACCACCATACGGACCGGGAAACCATTGAGATCAAGCACAACCCGGCTTTCTTCCACCGCCTGGTGGAGCATATCCTGGACATGATTTCCGTCCTGGACTCCGAAGGTCGGGCCCTTTACAACAGCCCTTCCCTTACCCGTCATCTGGGATGGCTTCCGGAGGAACTCGAGGGACGGTGCGCCTTCGACCTGGTGCACCCGGATGACCTCCCCCGGGTCCTGGAGGCCTTCCGCAAGGGACTCGGCGCTCCCGGGGTGACGGAGATCGTGGAATACCGGTTCCGCCACAAGGATGGGAGCTGGCGTTTCCTCGAATCCGTGGCCGTGAACCTCCTGCACGACCCCGCCGTGCGGGGCATGGTCATCAGTTCCCACGACATCTCCGACCGTAAGCGCATGGAGGAGGAGCTGCGGGAGTCCGAGGAGATGCACCGCAGCCTGGTGCGCGCCTCCCCCGACGCGGTGACCGTCTCCGACCTGGAAGGAAACATCACCTATGTCTCTCCCCAGACCCTGCGCCTCCACGGCTTCGACCGGGAGGAGGAGCTGCTGGGCATGAACGCCATCCGCCTCGCCGCCCACGAGGATCGCGAGAAGGCGCTGGCCGTGTACCGCATGGCCCTCAGCGAGGGCATGGTACGTAACGCCGAGCTCACGGCGTTGAAAAAGGACGGGTCGCGCTTCCCGGTCGAGTTGAGCGTGGCCGTCATCCGCGATAAAAAGGGAGAGCCGCGGGGCCTGGTGGCTTACACCCGGGACATCAGCGAGAGGAAGAAGATGGAAATGGAACTCCGCAACCGCAACGAAGAACTGGAGGCCTTCGCCCACACCATCTCCCACGACCTCCTCACCCCGGTGGCCATCGTGGAGGGCTATGCCAAGGCGGCCCTGGAGGCC
Coding sequences within:
- a CDS encoding PAS domain S-box protein, coding for MREESSGNPETGITEDQNRGQRAAFGSLHHHTDRETIEIKHNPAFFHRLVEHILDMISVLDSEGRALYNSPSLTRHLGWLPEELEGRCAFDLVHPDDLPRVLEAFRKGLGAPGVTEIVEYRFRHKDGSWRFLESVAVNLLHDPAVRGMVISSHDISDRKRMEEELRESEEMHRSLVRASPDAVTVSDLEGNITYVSPQTLRLHGFDREEELLGMNAIRLAAHEDREKALAVYRMALSEGMVRNAELTALKKDGSRFPVELSVAVIRDKKGEPRGLVAYTRDISERKKMEMELRNRNEELEAFAHTISHDLLTPVAIVEGYAKAALEADAEGRADAERECLEAIARGARRMSELISSLLQYAQAGHAELEELAVDAEEVLLEVLMDLEEEIQRKGASVKIQDRLPVVRAEAVKLRQVFFNLVGNALKHMGEVDEPQVEIGAREEGGLAVFRVSDNGVGIPTALQEQIFEPFKHFSMNGTPGLGIGLSTVKRAVRSWGGKIWVESSPGEGATFLFTVPLAGN